One Salvia splendens isolate huo1 unplaced genomic scaffold, SspV2 ctg133, whole genome shotgun sequence genomic window, GCTAACCAACTTGACCAACTCCCAGGAAGTCAGTCAACCACTCCTCGCCGCCCAACCGGAGGAAAAGTAGCGAAGGCAAAGGCACAATCGAGCGCCTCACAGGCGACCGACGGAGAGATGGATGCTGATGCAAAAATAGCTGCCAACACTACGCTGCACAACTTCTACAAGTTGTACAAAGCCGAAAGTGATGAGGGACTTAGGAAGGACCTTTGGCGAACAATCAACAAGAGGAAGGACCTTTGGATTTCGACAGCGACGACGACGCTTAAGCTATTCTTCCGATTTTCTTCtatgttttttattgtgttttttagttttttttgtatttttgttttctaaatgtaagatgtttttttttaagtaaGTACTCCTTGCGTccttgaaaaatatgaatagactaatgtaaataaaatgatgcatagggataatatactccctccgtcctaccacaagtgatcaattttctattttggattgttccaccacaagtgatcaatttctttttttaatactccctccgtcccgggctactcgcccctttcattttcggcacggagattaaggaatgagtgtataggaaagtacaAAATGACggttgtaggtgaaaatttttactaaaaatggaaagagtgcaagtaacttgggacgcccaaaaaggaaataagtgcgagtagtgcgggacggagggagtaaaacaaaacaaaactttaactctctattactttatcatctctcttattttattctttcttaatttctcttactttttcttctctctactttaactcaatacatatcattttattaaatcccgtgcccaaaagaaattcATTACTTGtggtgggacgaagggagtattgtTTAACTATTTAAAATTCATCCATTTTAGAGATGGACAAATATGAAAATGATAATATGCCTTTGAGATCGGCTATATCCACTCTGAATGCTGCTATGGAAGGCAATTGTAAAGCAAAAAAGACAGCAGAAAAGAAACAATGTCCCTGTCCAGCATAATCATTTTAGATCCTTCAAACCCACCTCTCTCTGTTATCATATTAATTCTCCCCGCCAACTCATTCtccctctttctctttctctttctctttctctcacaCACTTTTCATGCATTTGCAATTAATGCACCATCTTCTTCACCCCCAACAACAGCTCCACTGCTTTTACCCCTCTTGCTCAATTTTAAAGATACCGTTGGGCTCACATTTGCTTCATGCAACTACAAGGTAAGCCCCTCCTCTTCTTTCTATCTCTGGATGCTCATTTCTGCTTATTTCCCTTCAATTTGCACAATTGTGAAAAAGGGTTTTTGTAAATTTATGACCTTTTCTTTGAATTTAGTCGTAGATGGCAGCTTTGTGCTCAAGGTTCTTTTTTTCTCGCTTTTCTTGGAATAGGGTTTGATTCGTCTGCTCTTATTTAGCTTTTGCGTATTGGAATTCAATTGTGGGGATTCAGTGTTTGACGATTTTTCAGCCCATTTTTTTGCTTTATGCTTTTGTGCTTTTATCCCATTAGTCTAGGGAATGAAATATCAGTGTTTGAACAATTGCATCAATTCTttccttttccctttttttgTCTTTCTTTATTTCTAGTTTAGTATTGTAAAGCAAATACAATGTATGTActtgtttctttttttcttatagatcttgtgtgtgtttgtgtctgTGGATATATCTTATCCTATTTTAGATTCCTCAGTTTTAGCTGTTTTCTTGTAAAGCATTagcctttaatttgatatgagAGGTTAATTCCCTTTATCAGTCAACTAATTCGGATTGCTTAAAggtttatcttgttttatgctGTGTTTTGTGGTGGGAAATGTGACAATAATTTCAAGATCACCCAATGCTTATGTCCTCAAATATTATCTTGGATGGTTGGGTTGTAAATTGTAATAGCATGAAATCTtacaacattttttaaaataatgagaGATTCCTGGCAAAGGACAAGTAGTTAAGACAGCCTTGTGATAATTTTTAATTCACACTTCACAtgctaaataattaaattttagtcTTGTTGAATTTGGAGTTTACTTTCTTGCAGCCATTTCCATATTTATATACATTGAAATGCTAAATGAGAAAACTCCACTGATTGAATGTCTTTTTTTAGCTGTCTTGATTACCGGTCCACATCATCTTCAAACCAACTTGATGTTTGACTCAGAGAAGAAGGGACCCAGAATCTATATTCACTTATTCAGAATCTTGTGACTCTTCCTAACTGTCTTTTGCTTGGTCAAATACTATCTGATCTGTAAAATATTATTGAGATTGATTCTGGTCTACCAAGAAGAAGAGGGCTGTTCTTTGATTTAATACAGATGGTCTGTTGTTTCGGGGTCTGAGATAATGGGGGTTTGTGTCTCGATTAGTAGCAGGAGTAATGGAGAAAGGATATCTCCTTCGTGTCTGTGGATAGATATGTTTCAGCGCAAGAGGAGTAGGAGGACGTTTTCTGACCACGGCACAACATTGCAACATCTATCCACTGTCCCTAACCGGATAATCACCAATGGGAGGAGCAGCAGTTCTTGCATATTCACTCAGCAAGGCCGGAAAGGCATAAACCAGGACGCTATGATCGTGTGGGAAGTAAGTCCCTTTTCTTTGTTGCTGTTGTTGAGGCCGTCGTTGTCTATTTCTGAAGATGATATTCTTTAATCTTGTGGATGTGCAGGATTTTATGGCAGAGGATGTTACCTTCTGTGGCGTCTATGATGGCCATGGCCCCCACGGACATATGGTGGCTCGTAAAGTCAGGGACACGCTCCCGCTAAAGCTCTCTTCTTTTATGAACTCATCCGAGTCGAAGAAGAATGGATCAAGTGCTAATTGCTGTAATGGGAATGTGAAATCAGATGTGGTAGATCCCATGAAGGATGCACCTGTCGAGGAGGGAGTGGAGTCTTTGTGGGGAGATGCTTTTCTGAAAGCATATAAGTCGATGGACAAAGAGTTGAGGTCCCATCCTAACTTGGATTGCTTCTGCAGTGGGAGCACCGCTGTGTCGGTTATAAAACAGGTATATTTTATAGTTTTGTTGAAGTTTTTACATCAAAATTTGTATTCCACTTATATTTCTGTTGAACATCCCTTGAATTATCGAAGGGTCAAAATCTTTTCATTGGCAATATTGGTGATTCAAGAGCTATTTTGGGATCCAAAGATAGCAACGATGTGATGGTGGCAATCCAATTAACAGTTGATCTAAAGCCCGATCTGCCTAGTATGTTCTTTTTGTCTCATTTATATGATTTAAGAAGTCGTGTAGTTATATTAATTAGGCAAACAAACTTATGGTTGTTATTACTTGAAACAGAGGAGGCAGAGAGGATTAAGAGGTGTAAAGGTCGAGTTTTTGCTTTGCAAGACGAGCCTGAAGTACAAAGAGTGTGGCTACCATTTGATGATGCCCCTGGTCTAGCAATGGCTCGAGCGTTTGGGGATTTTTGTTTGAAGGAATACGGAGTCATCTCTGTCCCTGAATTCTCTCATCGAACTCTCAGTGACCGAGACAAGTTCGTTGTTCTTGCTTCAGATGGGGTGAGTGTACTACTCTTTAAGCTACGGCCTATGATTTATGAGTTATTTGCAAACATGATGAATTTGTTGAAATGTGTATATGATTCCTCACTTTTTCGCATTTAGACGCCTTACTATTATCTCACCTATGGCGAAAATGTTCTCTAAGATAGGCATTGGTTAATTTAAAGATCGAGATTGTAGCTTGATTTTGGTATAGGTTGAGCAACAGGTGCTAGAGAGTCAAGCCACAACATTATTCTTAAGGCCCCCTTTAGTGATCATTGGCTGCAAACCCATTTTTAATTGttgaattaaatgaaaaacGAGTGACAAGTTTCTAGAGTTTGGTACTGCAACCAGGGCATGGTTTCCTGCAGGGATATAAATGAATCAACAatgcatttaatttcaaaatgTTATCAAAAAATCAAGTAGTGAGACATAACTGAGCGGCCGCATCCCTAGGTTCTGTTTCTTGAACCAATGATGTTGACTAGATGAGGGCCATATCCGATGTTTCATTCAGCTGATGGACATAAAAATTGATAAGGTGAGCAAAACCGGATCCAAACCGAA contains:
- the LOC121789082 gene encoding probable protein phosphatase 2C 52 isoform X4, giving the protein MGVCVSISSRSNGERISPSCLWIDMFQRKRSRRTFSDHGTTLQHLSTVPNRIITNGRSSSSCIFTQQGRKGINQDAMIVWEDFMAEDVTFCGVYDGHGPHGHMVARKVRDTLPLKLSSFMNSSESKKNGSSANCCNGNVKSDVVDPMKDAPVEEGVESLWGDAFLKAYKSMDKELRSHPNLDCFCSGSTAVSVIKQGQNLFIGNIGDSRAILGSKDSNDVMVAIQLTVDLKPDLPKEAERIKRCKGRVFALQDEPEVQRVWLPFDDAPGLAMARAFGDFCLKEYGVISVPEFSHRTLSDRDKFVVLASDGVWDVLSNEEVVEIVSSSPTRCSAARILVENAAREWKAKYPTSKMDDCAVVCLFLDGKMDTESDYEEQGFSSATLQSNHSGNVVESDDGQHSEPCLQRNFTVRSSEDNKHYNRVPVVADNGENAGGSEDQNWSGLEGVTRVNSLVQLPRFSEEKTRQ
- the LOC121789082 gene encoding probable protein phosphatase 2C 52 isoform X2, with the translated sequence MHLQLMHHLLHPQQQLHCFYPSCSILKIPLGSHLLHATTSSRSNGERISPSCLWIDMFQRKRSRRTFSDHGTTLQHLSTVPNRIITNGRSSSSCIFTQQGRKGINQDAMIVWEDFMAEDVTFCGVYDGHGPHGHMVARKVRDTLPLKLSSFMNSSESKKNGSSANCCNGNVKSDVVDPMKDAPVEEGVESLWGDAFLKAYKSMDKELRSHPNLDCFCSGSTAVSVIKQGQNLFIGNIGDSRAILGSKDSNDVMVAIQLTVDLKPDLPKEAERIKRCKGRVFALQDEPEVQRVWLPFDDAPGLAMARAFGDFCLKEYGVISVPEFSHRTLSDRDKFVVLASDGVWDVLSNEEVVEIVSSSPTRCSAARILVENAAREWKAKYPTSKMDDCAVVCLFLDGKMDTESDYEEQGFSSATLQSNHSGNVVESDDGQHSEPCLQRNFTVRSSEDNKHYNRVPVVADNGENAGGSEDQNWSGLEGVTRVNSLVQLPRFSEEKTRQ
- the LOC121789082 gene encoding probable protein phosphatase 2C 52 isoform X1, which translates into the protein MHLQLMHHLLHPQQQLHCFYPSCSILKIPLGSHLLHATTSSRSNGERISPSCLWIDMFQRKRSRRTFSDHGTTLQHLSTVPNRIITNGRSSSSCIFTQQGRKGINQDAMIVWEDFMAEDVTFCGVYDGHGPHGHMVARKVRDTLPLKLSSFMNSSESKKNGSSANCCNGNVKSDVVDPMKDAPVEEGVESLWGDAFLKAYKSMDKELRSHPNLDCFCSGSTAVSVIKQGQNLFIGNIGDSRAILGSKDSNDVMVAIQLTVDLKPDLPSMFFLSHLYDLRSRVVILIRQTNLWLLLLETEEAERIKRCKGRVFALQDEPEVQRVWLPFDDAPGLAMARAFGDFCLKEYGVISVPEFSHRTLSDRDKFVVLASDGVWDVLSNEEVVEIVSSSPTRCSAARILVENAAREWKAKYPTSKMDDCAVVCLFLDGKMDTESDYEEQGFSSATLQSNHSGNVVESDDGQHSEPCLQRNFTVRSSEDNKHYNRVPVVADNGENAGGSEDQNWSGLEGVTRVNSLVQLPRFSEEKTRQ
- the LOC121789082 gene encoding probable protein phosphatase 2C 52 isoform X3, which produces MGVCVSISSRSNGERISPSCLWIDMFQRKRSRRTFSDHGTTLQHLSTVPNRIITNGRSSSSCIFTQQGRKGINQDAMIVWEDFMAEDVTFCGVYDGHGPHGHMVARKVRDTLPLKLSSFMNSSESKKNGSSANCCNGNVKSDVVDPMKDAPVEEGVESLWGDAFLKAYKSMDKELRSHPNLDCFCSGSTAVSVIKQGQNLFIGNIGDSRAILGSKDSNDVMVAIQLTVDLKPDLPSMFFLSHLYDLRSRVVILIRQTNLWLLLLETEEAERIKRCKGRVFALQDEPEVQRVWLPFDDAPGLAMARAFGDFCLKEYGVISVPEFSHRTLSDRDKFVVLASDGVWDVLSNEEVVEIVSSSPTRCSAARILVENAAREWKAKYPTSKMDDCAVVCLFLDGKMDTESDYEEQGFSSATLQSNHSGNVVESDDGQHSEPCLQRNFTVRSSEDNKHYNRVPVVADNGENAGGSEDQNWSGLEGVTRVNSLVQLPRFSEEKTRQ